A single Ischnura elegans chromosome 13 unlocalized genomic scaffold, ioIscEleg1.1 SUPER_13_unloc_4, whole genome shotgun sequence DNA region contains:
- the LOC124173021 gene encoding gastrula zinc finger protein XlCGF57.1-like: MDKDIEKCVNLHTDKITSCSVPGDGQFHSKSRRVSKIIRDRATMTVVGETSDCDNPDTKKFFKVTDSRKCGPKSVMQENIEISASMIKNPGKHARSKNNSYHCFHCGDAFNAKHDLIEHLKIHCGSGSLDIDANLSIGKHLTLKTLVSRVETDSSYQSTSSKSLNKVACKRHGVRKKGSGLLKANLGGTTEKKNLREYRRSSIVDGKSGTYSPHTAKKPYSCNECEKSFSRRSHLDIHIRTHTKEKPYSCNECEKSFSRKSHLDIHIRTHTKEKPYSCNECEKSFSQKSHLIDHIRTHTKETPYSCSECEKFFSQKVHLVHHIRTHTNEEPYSCGECEKSFSRKSNLVRHIRTHTKEKPYSCSECEHSYSNKSCLVRHIRTHTKEKPFSCTECEKSFSLKSDLVRHIRTHTKEKPYSCGECEKSFSRKSHLVRHICTHTNEKPYSCRECEKSFSDRSSLVRHIRTHV, from the coding sequence ATGGATAAAGACATTGAGAAATGTGTTAACCTGCATACTGATAAGATAACTTCGTGCTCAGTTCCTGGTGATGGACAGTTTCATTCAAAATCCAGGCGTGTGTCTAAAATCATACGAGATAGAGCAACAATGACTGTTGTTGGAGAAACAAGTGATTGTGATAATCCAGACACCAAAAAGTTTTTCAAGGTCACTGACAGTAGAAAGTGTGGCCCCAAGTCAGTCATGCAAGAAAATATAGAGATAAGTGCTAGCATGATCAAAAATCCAGGTAAGCATGCCAGATCAAAGAACAATTCTTATCATTGCTTCCATTGTGGAGATGCATTCAATGCCAAACATGATCTCATCGAGCACCTCAAGATTCATTGTGGTTCTGGCAGTTTGGATATAGATGCAAATTTGTCAATCGGAAAACATTTGACCCTCAAAACCCTTGTCTCCAGAGTAGAAACTGATAGTTCTTATCAGTCCACCTCCTCAAAGAGTTTAAATAAGGTGGCATGTAAAAGACATGGggtgagaaaaaaaggaagtggGCTTCTTAAGGCAAACTTAGGAGGAACAACGGAGAAGAAGAATTTGAGGGAATATAGGAGAAGCTCCATTGTCGATGGGAAATCAGGCACATACAgtccacacacagcaaagaaaccttattcctgcaatgaatgtGAGAAGTCTTTCTCTCGAAGGAGTCACCTTGAcattcacattcggactcatacgaaggagaaaccttattcctgcaatgaatgtgagaagtctttctctcgaaagagtcaccttgacattcacattcggactcatacgaaggagaaaccttattcctgcaatgaatgtgaaaagtcattctctcaaaagagtcaccttatcgatcacattcggactcatacgaaggagacaccttattcctgcagtgaatgtgaaaaatttttctctcaaaagGTTCACCTTGtccatcacattcggactcatacgaatgaggaaccttattcctgcggtgaatgtgaaaagtctttctctcgtaaaagtaaccttgtccgtcacattcggactcatacgaaggagaaaccttattcctgcagtgaatgtgaacACTCATACTCTAATAAGAGTTgtcttgtccgtcacattcggactcatacgaaggagaaacctttttcatgtaccgaatgtgaaaagtctttctctctaaagagtgaccttgtccgtcacattcggactcatacgaaggagaaaccttattcctgcggtgaatgtgaaaagtctttctctcgaaagagtcaccttgtccgtcacatttgTACTCATACGAATGAGAAACCTTATTCATGccgtgaatgtgaaaagtctttctctgatagGAGCAGCCTTGttcgtcacattcggactcatgtatag
- the LOC124173266 gene encoding putative nuclease HARBI1 yields the protein MKTKLFNVAGFPSVIGCIDGTHIPIQSPGGDNAELFRNRKGYFSINVQVVCDADLKIIDIVSRWPGSTHDSTIFNASFIRSQMTPVANPATAAEHRYNSHIKTRNIVERAIGVWKRRFPCLSLGLRTTINTTVSVIVATAILNNLAIIPYEHIDNVDDFGEAEDQAIEENPNALGNAVRNTIIDTYFN from the coding sequence ATGAAAACAAAGCTTTTTAATGTTGCTGGGTTTCCTTCTGTGATTGGTTGCATCGATGGTACTCACATTCCAATTCAGTCTCCAGGGGGAGATAATGCAGAACTGTTCCGCAATAGAAAAGGCTATTTCTCCATCAACGTGCAGGTTGTTTGTGATGCAGACCTAAAAATTATCGATATTGTTTCCCGATGGCCTGGGTCCACGCACGATAGTAcaattttcaatgcttcctttatTCGTTCTCAAATGACACCTGTAGCCAATCCAGCCACAGCTGCAGAGCATCGATATAATTCCCATATAAAAACAAGGAACATTGTTGAGAGGGCAATAGGGGTATGGAAAAGGAGGTTCCCCTGCTTATCACTGGGTCTAAGAACTACTATAAATACAACAGTGTCTGTAATAGTTGCAACAGCCATTCTGAATAATTTGGCTATAATTCCTTATGAGCATATTGATAATGTGGATGACTTTGGGGAGGCAGAAGATCAAGCTATTGAGGAAAACCCAAATGCTCTGGGGAATGCTGTCAGAAATACAATAATTGATACCTATTTCAATTAA
- the LOC124173032 gene encoding uncharacterized protein LOC124173032, protein MLYTSDPAALTSDASDPLATDDLCHAKEESQDHLSGENYPVLYTSDPAGNSNDVSDPLATDELSGMGTCGWPSVKADQSSDDEGGDAYNDSTDGTTNELMPQASDQAQASTSSQWEEVDAEETGAIGIDEDSMLVLANKESTKETDATEPTSTMNGELLQNQTMAMDSMTEAVGECS, encoded by the exons atgctgtacacatcagatccgGCTGCATTAACAAGTGATGCCtctgacccattggccactgatgacctg TGTCACGCGAAAGAGGAGAGCCAAGATCACCTCAGTGGGGAGAATTATCCTGTGCTCTACACATCCGATCCAGCTGGAAATTCAAATGATGTAtcagacccattggcaactgatgaattg AGTGGCATGGGAACATGTGGGTGGCCATCTGTAAAAGCAGATCAGAGCAGTGACGATGAAGGAGGAGATGCATACAATGATAGCACTGATGGGACCACAAACGAACTCATGCCCCAAGCCTCTGATcag gcacaggcctcaacatcttcccaatgggaagaggtggatgctgaagAGACTGGAGCCATTGGGATAGATGAGGACTCTATGCTGGTTTTGGCCAACAAAGAATCTAccaaggagactgatgccactgag cctacttccacaatgaatggagagctgcttcagaATCAGACAATGGCCATGGACTCCATGACGGAGGCAGTGGGTGAGTGCTCTTAA